A part of Streptococcus porcinus genomic DNA contains:
- the phoU gene encoding phosphate signaling complex protein PhoU, with protein sequence MRDQFELELQELEHLFLEMGTAVLESSSKALLALAAKDTTMAELIIKEDKLINQAQLKIELACARLLALQQPQVTDLRFVLTIMSACSDLERMGDHMAGIAKAVLNLKEADALAVIEERIHEAGQKALKMMSDLLIIFPRHNADKAIMIANQDEAIDNLYYTISQEILTVMKEQETSIRNGAQYLYMIGHVERFSDYISNICERLVYLETGELVELN encoded by the coding sequence ATGAGAGATCAATTTGAATTAGAATTACAAGAGTTAGAACACCTTTTTTTAGAAATGGGAACTGCCGTCTTAGAGTCATCTTCAAAAGCATTACTTGCATTAGCCGCTAAAGATACAACGATGGCGGAGCTGATTATAAAAGAAGACAAGTTGATTAACCAAGCACAACTGAAGATAGAATTAGCTTGTGCTCGCCTCTTAGCTCTGCAGCAACCACAAGTGACAGATCTACGGTTTGTCTTAACAATTATGTCAGCTTGCTCTGACTTGGAGCGGATGGGAGACCATATGGCAGGAATTGCTAAAGCAGTCCTAAACTTGAAAGAAGCGGATGCTTTAGCTGTGATAGAAGAGCGCATCCATGAAGCCGGCCAGAAAGCTCTTAAGATGATGTCAGATTTATTAATTATCTTTCCCCGTCATAATGCGGATAAAGCCATAATGATTGCTAATCAAGACGAGGCTATAGATAACTTATACTATACCATCTCACAAGAAATACTGACAGTCATGAAAGAACAAGAAACTTCCATTCGAAATGGTGCTCAATACCTTTATATGATTGGTCATGTGGAACGTTTTTCTGACTATATTTCTAATATCTGTGAACGTCTAGTCTATCTTGAAACAGGTGAGCTTGTTGAATTAAACTAA
- the pstB gene encoding phosphate ABC transporter ATP-binding protein PstB, with the protein MGTFSVKNLDLYYGDFKALKNVSIELPQGEITALIGPSGCGKSTFLKTLNRMNDLVAGCRIEGQVTLDGKNIYDKNMNLNTLRKRVGMVFQQPNPFAMSIYDNVAYGPRTHGIKDKVRLDALVEKSLKGAAIWDEVKDDLKKNAMSLSGGQQQRICIARALAVEPDVLLMDEPTSALDPISTLKIEDLVQNLKKDYTIIIVTHNMQQASRISDKTAFFLTGEICEFGDTVDIFTNPQDKRTEDYISGRFG; encoded by the coding sequence ATGGGAACTTTTTCCGTAAAAAATTTAGATTTATACTATGGGGATTTTAAAGCCCTTAAAAATGTTTCGATTGAGCTTCCTCAAGGAGAAATTACTGCTCTAATAGGGCCTTCTGGCTGTGGTAAATCAACTTTCCTAAAAACATTGAATAGGATGAATGATTTAGTAGCAGGTTGCCGTATTGAAGGCCAAGTCACTCTTGACGGTAAGAATATTTACGACAAAAATATGAACCTCAACACACTTAGAAAACGTGTTGGTATGGTTTTTCAACAGCCAAACCCATTTGCTATGTCTATCTATGATAATGTAGCCTATGGCCCTAGAACCCACGGTATCAAAGACAAAGTAAGACTGGATGCTCTCGTTGAAAAATCATTAAAAGGTGCAGCCATCTGGGATGAAGTAAAAGATGACTTGAAGAAAAATGCGATGTCGCTTTCTGGTGGCCAACAACAACGAATTTGTATTGCAAGAGCATTAGCTGTAGAACCAGATGTTCTTCTAATGGATGAGCCCACTTCAGCATTAGACCCCATTTCAACCCTAAAAATTGAAGATTTGGTTCAAAACTTGAAAAAGGATTATACCATCATTATTGTGACACATAATATGCAACAAGCTTCTCGCATCTCCGATAAGACAGCATTTTTCTTAACAGGTGAAATTTGTGAATTTGGTGATACCGTTGATATTTTCACTAATCCTCAAGATAAACGAACAGAAGATTACATTTCTGGACGCTTTGGATAG
- the pstA gene encoding phosphate ABC transporter permease PstA — translation MSKYILKSLVYLFTILTFGSLFLIIGFILLNGLPSITPKLFEWTYTSDNVSLMPAIVSTLALVLGSLLIALPIGVFAGFYLVEYAKKGSFWVKIIRIAADTLSGIPSIVFGLFGMLFFVVFLGFQYSLLSGILTSVIMVLPVIIRATEEALLAVNDSVRQASYGLGAGKLRTVFKIVLPVAMPGILAGVILAIGRIVGETAALMYTLGTSTNTPTSLMASGRSLALHMYMLSSEGLHVKEAYATGVILIATVLIINAISSLLSRRLVKGAS, via the coding sequence ATGAGTAAATATATTTTAAAAAGCTTAGTTTATCTTTTTACGATCCTCACTTTTGGTTCACTTTTTCTAATTATTGGCTTTATTTTACTAAACGGACTACCCAGTATCACACCCAAATTATTTGAATGGACTTATACATCTGACAATGTTTCCTTAATGCCAGCTATTGTGTCGACTCTTGCTTTAGTATTAGGTTCTCTTTTAATAGCCTTGCCAATTGGCGTTTTTGCTGGTTTTTATCTAGTTGAGTATGCGAAAAAAGGGTCATTCTGGGTTAAAATTATTCGGATTGCAGCTGATACACTTTCAGGAATCCCATCAATCGTATTTGGACTCTTTGGCATGCTTTTCTTTGTAGTCTTCCTTGGCTTCCAATATTCATTGCTATCTGGTATTTTAACCTCAGTTATCATGGTTTTACCAGTAATTATCAGAGCAACAGAAGAAGCTCTACTAGCAGTTAATGATAGTGTACGCCAAGCCAGTTATGGGCTTGGTGCAGGTAAATTACGAACAGTATTTAAAATCGTACTTCCTGTGGCTATGCCAGGAATTCTCGCAGGCGTTATTCTTGCAATCGGCCGTATTGTTGGAGAAACAGCAGCTCTTATGTATACTTTAGGGACTTCTACCAATACACCGACTAGTCTTATGGCTTCTGGTCGTTCCTTAGCCTTGCACATGTATATGCTGTCAAGTGAGGGTTTACACGTTAAAGAAGCCTATGCTACAGGGGTTATATTAATCGCCACAGTCTTAATTATTAATGCTATTTCGAGTTTATTATCTCGTCGTCTTGTGAAAGGAGCATCCTAA
- the pstC gene encoding phosphate ABC transporter permease subunit PstC: MKKQAFKEELFRILLFLSAATAVIAILLICVFIFINGLPFIGKYGIGNFLFGKEWSPSNTPASFGILPMILGSFLITIGAIIIGVPTGILTSVFMVYYCPKQLYAFLKSAVNLMAAIPSIVYGFFGLQLLVPWIRTFAGNGMSVLTASILLGIMVLPTIISLSESAIRTVPATYYSGSLALGASHERTIFRVILPAAKSGILSAIILGIGRAIGETMAVILVAGNQPIIPSGIFEGTRTMTTNIVLEMAYASGQHREALIATSAVLFIFILLINACFAYVKGKSVHE; the protein is encoded by the coding sequence GTGAAAAAACAAGCTTTTAAAGAAGAACTTTTTAGAATTTTATTATTCCTAAGTGCAGCAACCGCAGTGATTGCTATCTTGCTTATCTGTGTTTTCATTTTTATAAATGGTCTCCCGTTTATTGGGAAATACGGAATTGGCAATTTTTTATTTGGTAAAGAGTGGTCCCCTTCTAATACGCCTGCCAGTTTTGGAATCCTACCCATGATTTTGGGATCTTTCTTAATTACTATCGGCGCCATTATTATTGGTGTCCCAACGGGGATTCTAACCTCTGTTTTTATGGTCTATTATTGCCCTAAACAATTGTACGCCTTTTTAAAGTCCGCAGTTAATTTAATGGCAGCTATTCCTTCCATTGTATATGGTTTTTTTGGTCTACAATTATTAGTACCTTGGATTAGAACTTTTGCTGGCAATGGGATGAGTGTTTTAACAGCTTCTATTCTATTAGGGATAATGGTATTACCAACTATCATTAGTTTGTCAGAATCAGCTATTCGAACTGTGCCAGCTACATACTATTCTGGTAGTTTAGCGCTTGGAGCAAGCCATGAAAGGACCATTTTTAGAGTCATTTTACCAGCAGCAAAATCAGGAATTTTATCCGCAATTATTCTAGGCATAGGTCGAGCAATTGGGGAGACGATGGCGGTTATTCTTGTTGCAGGTAACCAACCTATTATCCCAAGTGGTATATTTGAGGGAACGAGAACTATGACCACAAATATTGTTTTAGAAATGGCCTATGCTTCAGGGCAACATAGAGAAGCCTTAATCGCAACGTCTGCGGTTCTCTTTATCTTCATCTTACTAATTAATGCCTGCTTCGCATATGTGAAAGGAAAGTCAGTCCATGAGTAA
- the pnpS gene encoding two-component system histidine kinase PnpS, which yields MKKNLKQLKVILGLSLFCLILSFFISQGQLGLQLMSACLLVFCFIPVKKLSDWERQFQILETGKFVNPDSFFPKSQADLKAIFLTYQNMQNQIQAYKDEIERLSGNLEALTSNLTMGMLLVTKEKAIVLHSNSLPHFFPDGQVSFERIEDIGRTDIKATIAQAFDTEKTIKKELSGFHDGDLILEVTAVPIANQEGEIVQVLVLLYDLTTIRSYEKLNMDFVSNASHELRTPVTSIKGFAETIKEMSQDEIELKAEFLDIIYKESLRLEHIVEHMLTLSKAKNTQLQKTQFSVNDFLHYIANSMRHQLDQKKQSLYFELTQDVIIETDKYLLSQVLLNLLSNAIRYTEEGGKITLSTILDGEKLNVNVCDTGIGIKQMELERIFERFYRVNKGRSRQSGGTGLGLSIVKELTQVLGGTVTVRSKLGEGSQFTISLPYYLIKEVK from the coding sequence ATGAAAAAAAATCTTAAGCAACTAAAGGTCATACTCGGTCTAAGCTTATTCTGTCTTATTCTTTCTTTTTTTATAAGTCAGGGACAGTTAGGATTGCAGCTAATGAGTGCTTGCTTATTAGTTTTCTGTTTTATTCCAGTAAAGAAATTGAGTGATTGGGAAAGGCAATTTCAGATACTTGAAACAGGAAAATTCGTTAATCCAGACAGTTTTTTCCCTAAAAGCCAAGCAGATTTAAAGGCTATCTTTCTTACTTATCAAAATATGCAGAACCAAATACAAGCCTATAAGGATGAAATTGAACGCTTGTCTGGCAATTTAGAAGCACTTACTTCGAACTTAACAATGGGAATGTTACTGGTTACAAAAGAAAAAGCAATTGTTTTGCATAGTAACTCTTTACCGCATTTTTTTCCTGATGGGCAAGTAAGCTTTGAGCGTATTGAAGATATTGGAAGGACAGATATAAAAGCGACTATAGCACAAGCGTTTGATACGGAAAAAACAATTAAGAAAGAGTTAAGTGGTTTTCATGATGGTGATTTAATTTTAGAAGTCACTGCCGTACCAATTGCTAATCAAGAGGGTGAAATCGTTCAGGTTTTAGTCTTATTATATGATTTGACAACCATTCGCTCCTATGAAAAATTAAATATGGATTTTGTGTCTAATGCTTCCCATGAATTGCGGACTCCGGTTACTTCTATCAAAGGTTTTGCGGAAACCATTAAGGAGATGTCCCAAGATGAAATAGAATTAAAAGCGGAATTTTTAGATATTATCTATAAAGAGAGTCTGCGTTTAGAACATATAGTAGAACATATGCTAACTTTATCGAAGGCTAAAAATACCCAGTTGCAAAAAACACAATTTTCAGTCAACGACTTTTTACATTATATAGCTAACAGTATGAGACACCAATTGGACCAAAAAAAGCAAAGTTTATATTTTGAATTAACGCAAGATGTCATCATTGAAACTGATAAATACCTCTTGTCACAAGTTCTGCTTAATTTGTTATCAAATGCTATTCGCTATACAGAAGAAGGTGGTAAAATTACCTTATCAACAATCCTTGATGGGGAAAAACTTAACGTAAATGTCTGTGATACTGGTATTGGCATCAAACAAATGGAATTGGAACGTATTTTTGAACGCTTTTATCGTGTTAATAAAGGAAGAAGTCGTCAGAGTGGAGGGACTGGCCTAGGACTTTCGATTGTAAAAGAACTCACTCAGGTCTTAGGGGGAACAGTTACTGTAAGAAGTAAGCTTGGAGAGGGTAGCCAGTTTACCATAAGCTTGCCCTACTATCTAATAAAGGAAGTCAAGTGA
- a CDS encoding response regulator transcription factor — translation MKKQVLLVDDEEHILRLLDYHLSKEGYETELVEDGRTALKLAESEHYDFILLDIMLPQLDGIEVCKRIRAKGIQTPIMMVSAKSDEFDKVLALELGADDYMTKPFSPRELVARLKAILRRTDKEDNRQDNSERFAEETWTFDNLVIYPERHEIYKDKILLNLTPKEFELLLYLVKHANMTLTRERLLERIWGYDFGQETRLVDVHIGKLRDKIEDDPKNPKFIKTIRGYGYKFKEK, via the coding sequence ATGAAAAAACAGGTATTATTGGTTGATGACGAAGAACATATTTTACGACTACTCGATTACCATTTAAGCAAAGAGGGTTACGAAACAGAATTAGTCGAGGATGGTCGTACAGCCTTAAAACTAGCAGAGTCAGAACACTATGATTTTATATTACTTGATATTATGTTACCCCAGTTAGACGGCATTGAAGTTTGTAAGAGAATCAGAGCTAAAGGTATTCAGACACCAATTATGATGGTCTCAGCTAAGAGTGACGAATTTGATAAGGTGCTTGCTTTAGAGTTAGGTGCTGATGACTATATGACAAAGCCATTTAGTCCAAGGGAGCTTGTAGCTCGCTTGAAAGCCATCTTGCGTCGAACTGATAAGGAAGACAACCGTCAAGACAATAGTGAGAGATTTGCAGAAGAGACTTGGACTTTTGATAATCTTGTTATTTACCCTGAACGTCATGAAATCTATAAAGATAAGATTCTTTTAAATTTGACACCTAAAGAATTTGAATTGTTGCTTTATTTGGTAAAACATGCAAACATGACTTTAACGCGAGAAAGATTATTAGAGCGCATTTGGGGCTATGACTTTGGTCAAGAAACGCGACTAGTAGATGTACATATTGGTAAATTACGAGACAAGATAGAAGATGATCCCAAAAATCCTAAATTCATCAAAACCATCCGTGGTTATGGCTATAAATTTAAGGAGAAGTAG
- a CDS encoding cupin domain-containing protein, giving the protein MNTSEEIIHLLGLKAHPEGGYFKQIEKSSDYILMKGKHRSLYTSIYFLLEKDNPSHFHRLSSDEMWYFHLGQPLAIHLLYPDGSYKKVELGSDVTKGQYLQFRVPKGVIFGSTVDQDYALVSCMVSPGFEFSDFELLSQDMLLKDYPEQEEIIKRLTLNK; this is encoded by the coding sequence ATGAATACAAGCGAAGAAATCATTCATTTATTAGGCTTAAAGGCTCATCCAGAAGGAGGCTATTTTAAACAAATAGAAAAATCCTCTGATTATATCTTAATGAAAGGAAAACACAGATCTCTCTACACGAGTATCTATTTTCTCTTAGAAAAGGATAATCCTTCACATTTTCATCGTTTGTCTTCAGATGAAATGTGGTATTTTCATCTAGGACAGCCACTAGCAATACACCTTTTATATCCTGATGGGAGCTATAAAAAGGTGGAGCTTGGTTCTGATGTAACAAAGGGTCAATACTTACAATTTCGAGTTCCTAAAGGAGTCATATTTGGTTCAACAGTTGACCAAGATTATGCCTTAGTTTCCTGTATGGTTTCTCCAGGATTTGAATTTTCTGATTTTGAACTTTTAAGTCAAGATATGTTGTTAAAGGACTACCCAGAACAAGAGGAAATCATTAAAAGGTTAACTTTGAACAAGTAA
- a CDS encoding VOC family protein: protein MQVKINHLGLWTKDIEAMKAFYCRYFEATSSDLYHNPKTGFYSYFLTFTSGARLELMHKDFNQDRHPDGLGFAHIAFSLGSKEKVDEFSYDMNSQGFPVQTGPRITGDGYYEAVIHDLEGNIIELTI, encoded by the coding sequence ATGCAAGTTAAAATAAATCATCTTGGTCTTTGGACAAAAGATATTGAAGCTATGAAAGCATTTTATTGTCGTTATTTTGAAGCAACTTCAAGCGATTTGTACCACAATCCGAAAACAGGTTTTTATTCTTATTTTCTCACTTTTACTTCTGGTGCCAGGTTAGAGTTAATGCATAAGGATTTTAACCAAGACCGTCATCCAGATGGTTTGGGGTTTGCTCATATAGCCTTTTCATTAGGTTCTAAAGAGAAAGTTGATGAGTTTTCATATGATATGAACAGTCAGGGATTTCCAGTTCAAACTGGGCCTCGCATAACAGGTGATGGCTACTATGAAGCTGTTATCCATGATTTAGAAGGTAATATCATTGAATTAACAATTTGA
- a CDS encoding SPJ_0845 family protein: MAITHKRNDDLEKMMAGFASIPSFDKPIDVDAEGKLIEPLAKDKLTKKDEKND; this comes from the coding sequence ATGGCAATTACCCATAAAAGAAATGATGACCTTGAGAAAATGATGGCTGGATTTGCCTCCATACCGAGTTTTGATAAGCCAATTGACGTTGATGCTGAAGGTAAACTAATTGAGCCATTAGCTAAAGATAAGTTAACGAAAAAGGACGAAAAGAATGATTAA
- a CDS encoding permease — protein sequence MLNLFSSLPPSMLQWFAIFLSIIIEALPFVLLGTILSGCIEVFVTPDIVQKYLPKAKLPRILFGTFIGFVFPSCECGIIPIINRFLQKKVPSYTAVPFLATAPIINPIVLFATYSAFGNSLRFLALRLLGAIIVAVALGIMLAFVVDDDILKDTENHLHIHNYTGEKWPRRIYLALVHAIDEFFDTGRYLVFGTLTASAMQIYVPTKILTSIGHNPLTAILVMMLLAFILSLCSEADAFIGASLLSTFGLAPVLAFLLIGPMVDIKNLMMMLKAFKGKFVVQFISVSVAVIMLYCLFVGVIG from the coding sequence ATGTTAAATCTCTTCTCTAGCTTACCTCCAAGTATGCTACAATGGTTCGCTATTTTTTTATCTATTATTATTGAAGCTTTGCCATTTGTCTTACTAGGAACCATCCTTTCTGGCTGTATCGAAGTTTTTGTAACACCTGACATCGTTCAGAAGTACTTACCCAAAGCTAAACTGCCACGGATTCTTTTTGGGACTTTCATTGGTTTTGTCTTCCCATCCTGCGAATGTGGTATTATCCCTATTATTAATAGATTCTTACAGAAGAAGGTGCCAAGCTACACTGCTGTTCCCTTTTTAGCGACAGCTCCAATTATTAACCCGATTGTTTTATTTGCAACTTATTCTGCTTTTGGAAATTCCTTGCGGTTTTTAGCCTTACGCTTACTAGGAGCAATTATCGTTGCTGTTGCATTGGGCATCATGTTGGCATTTGTTGTTGATGATGATATCCTAAAAGACACTGAAAATCATCTTCATATCCATAATTATACTGGTGAAAAGTGGCCTAGAAGAATTTATTTAGCCTTAGTTCATGCCATCGATGAATTTTTTGATACTGGACGTTATTTAGTTTTTGGGACACTGACTGCCTCTGCCATGCAAATATATGTGCCGACTAAAATACTGACAAGTATCGGCCATAATCCCTTAACGGCTATTTTGGTGATGATGTTATTAGCCTTCATCTTATCTTTATGTTCCGAAGCCGATGCCTTTATAGGAGCTAGTTTATTATCAACCTTTGGTCTAGCTCCAGTGCTTGCCTTCTTGTTAATTGGACCAATGGTGGATATTAAGAATTTAATGATGATGTTAAAAGCCTTTAAAGGAAAGTTTGTTGTTCAATTTATTAGTGTCTCTGTCGCTGTCATTATGCTCTACTGCTTATTTGTGGGGGTGATTGGATGA
- a CDS encoding TIGR03943 family putative permease subunit produces MIRFLILVAYFELTMYLELSGKLDQYINTHYSYLAYISMILSFLLALVQLYTWMKNIKTQSHLKGRIAIITSPIILLVPVLVGLLIPTVSLDSTTVSAKGYTFPLAAGASKTGVSEDGTTIQYLKPDTSLYFTKSAYQREMRRELKKYQGDKPLTITTENYMEMMELIYLYPDEFSNRDIQYTGFVYNEPGHDKSQFLFRFGIIHCIADSGVYGLLTTGNQSTYPNNTWLTVKGRIKTEYNKDLEQTLPVLHIQDIKESSKPDNPYVYRVF; encoded by the coding sequence ATGATTCGTTTTTTAATCTTGGTTGCTTACTTTGAGTTAACCATGTACTTGGAGCTTTCAGGGAAACTTGACCAGTACATTAATACCCACTACTCTTACCTTGCCTATATTTCAATGATTTTATCTTTTTTATTAGCTCTCGTTCAACTCTATACTTGGATGAAGAACATTAAAACGCAAAGTCATTTAAAAGGAAGAATAGCTATCATCACAAGCCCTATTATCTTACTTGTTCCTGTTCTGGTTGGTTTACTGATTCCGACGGTCAGTCTAGATTCAACCACAGTTTCAGCTAAGGGATATACATTCCCTCTAGCAGCTGGTGCCAGCAAGACTGGAGTCAGTGAAGATGGAACCACCATTCAATATTTAAAGCCTGATACTAGTCTTTATTTCACAAAATCAGCCTATCAAAGAGAAATGCGTAGGGAACTGAAGAAATATCAAGGCGATAAACCATTGACCATTACAACTGAGAATTATATGGAAATGATGGAATTGATCTACCTTTACCCTGATGAATTTTCCAATCGTGATATACAGTATACAGGATTTGTTTATAACGAGCCGGGCCATGATAAATCCCAATTCCTCTTTCGGTTTGGCATTATCCACTGTATTGCTGACTCTGGCGTCTACGGTTTATTAACCACTGGTAATCAAAGTACTTATCCAAACAATACTTGGTTAACCGTTAAGGGACGAATTAAGACAGAATATAACAAGGATTTAGAACAAACCTTGCCTGTTTTACACATTCAAGATATTAAGGAAAGTAGTAAACCAGATAATCCTTATGTCTACCGGGTTTTTTAA
- a CDS encoding MFS transporter, which yields MQNNKEKAVSKETLMAIIAIAMIGFSGILSETSMNVTFPKMMTIYHQPLSNLQWITTIYLLSVAIMTTASAALKRHFGERQIFFTAASLMIFGTTLATLTSSFWIMLLARVIQGIATGIIMPQMFNIILERVPEKKIGTYMGLGGLIISLAPAFGPTYGGFMISHFAWQWIFICILPFPIIASVIAYRFLIDSPKGEAESFDYLGFISLSISLTMALLIITSLQNGGINWIYVLVFFLSFAIFLYQSLNRQYPFLDIRILKRPSVSFGLIPFFTFQLINLGINFITPNFIVLQNIANSSTAGLVLLPGTLLGAICAPLLGKLYDEKGAKLSLYMGNSLFFLSLLIITIMLSHFRILPFTLLYIIFTIGRNMTFNNTLATAIQNLPVSKNADATAIFQMMQQFAGALGTALAAIMANNSSSLTNGVTNVYLLFTFLAILNYLLYIGMFTFLNKGK from the coding sequence ATGCAAAACAACAAAGAAAAAGCAGTTAGTAAAGAAACTCTAATGGCCATTATTGCAATTGCTATGATTGGCTTCTCAGGTATTTTATCTGAGACTAGTATGAACGTTACTTTCCCAAAAATGATGACTATCTATCATCAACCCTTAAGTAATCTACAATGGATAACAACTATCTATCTTTTATCGGTTGCCATTATGACAACGGCTTCCGCAGCCCTAAAACGTCATTTCGGTGAAAGACAAATCTTTTTCACAGCTGCAAGTTTAATGATTTTTGGTACAACTCTAGCAACGTTGACCTCTTCTTTTTGGATTATGCTCTTAGCACGTGTGATTCAGGGGATAGCAACCGGTATCATCATGCCACAAATGTTCAATATTATTTTAGAACGCGTCCCTGAAAAGAAAATTGGCACTTATATGGGACTTGGAGGTCTGATTATCAGCCTAGCTCCTGCATTTGGTCCTACATACGGTGGCTTTATGATTAGTCATTTTGCCTGGCAGTGGATTTTTATTTGTATACTTCCCTTCCCTATCATTGCAAGCGTCATCGCCTACCGCTTTTTAATTGATTCTCCCAAAGGAGAGGCCGAAAGTTTTGACTATTTGGGCTTTATTTCCTTATCTATCAGCTTGACCATGGCCTTGTTAATAATCACAAGTTTGCAAAATGGTGGCATCAATTGGATTTATGTCCTTGTCTTTTTCTTAAGCTTCGCCATCTTTCTCTACCAAAGTCTCAACCGCCAATATCCTTTTCTTGATATTCGTATTTTAAAACGCCCTTCTGTTAGTTTTGGATTGATTCCTTTTTTCACTTTTCAATTAATCAATTTAGGTATTAATTTTATCACCCCAAATTTCATAGTCTTACAAAATATTGCTAACAGTTCAACCGCTGGACTAGTCTTGTTACCCGGTACCTTACTCGGGGCTATATGTGCTCCTCTTCTAGGAAAATTATATGATGAAAAAGGTGCAAAGTTATCACTTTACATGGGGAATAGCCTCTTTTTTCTTTCTTTATTAATCATTACGATAATGCTATCTCACTTTAGGATTCTTCCTTTCACCCTCCTTTATATTATTTTCACTATCGGTCGTAACATGACCTTTAACAATACTCTGGCTACCGCTATTCAAAATTTACCTGTTTCCAAAAACGCTGATGCGACAGCTATTTTCCAAATGATGCAACAATTTGCTGGTGCTCTTGGAACAGCTTTAGCTGCTATTATGGCGAACAACAGTTCATCGCTAACAAATGGTGTAACCAATGTTTATCTCTTATTTACTTTTTTGGCGATCCTTAATTACCTTCTTTATATAGGAATGTTTACTTTCTTAAATAAAGGAAAATAG
- a CDS encoding SDR family oxidoreductase, which produces MKVLIAGGSGFLGKQLIDIALDKGHQVTYLARQEGKESLFHSSSLHYIKGDLLDLATINLSNQSFDLLIDCVGAIKPKQLRSSNVQTTKGAITLCKNKKIPKIVYISANTGYPAYLKSKRDAEQLIKKSDLDYLIVRPNLLFGKERPLSLIQAKGLFLLIGFPFFGKFFKRLKPQEVRSVAETIITTLVTSPDQKLLTFNH; this is translated from the coding sequence ATGAAAGTATTAATTGCTGGGGGGAGTGGTTTTCTAGGTAAACAACTGATTGATATAGCATTAGACAAAGGGCACCAGGTTACCTATCTTGCTAGGCAGGAAGGGAAGGAGTCACTTTTCCATTCTTCTAGTCTTCACTATATCAAAGGAGATTTGCTGGATCTTGCTACGATTAATCTGTCCAATCAGTCTTTTGACCTTCTAATTGACTGTGTTGGTGCTATCAAGCCAAAACAACTCAGGAGCTCAAATGTTCAAACAACAAAAGGAGCCATTACCCTCTGTAAAAATAAAAAAATCCCTAAGATAGTCTATATATCAGCTAATACCGGTTACCCAGCTTATCTGAAAAGTAAACGAGATGCTGAGCAATTAATTAAAAAAAGTGACTTGGATTACTTGATTGTAAGGCCTAATTTACTGTTTGGTAAAGAGCGTCCTCTATCACTGATTCAGGCAAAAGGCTTATTTTTACTAATAGGTTTCCCCTTTTTTGGGAAATTTTTTAAAAGATTAAAGCCTCAAGAAGTGAGGAGCGTTGCAGAAACTATCATTACCACTCTTGTGACGTCACCAGACCAAAAGTTACTCACTTTTAATCACTGA
- a CDS encoding YkgJ family cysteine cluster protein → MEKITAIAIERYKDLAQQKQAEHRKFLAQLKKKPPKQLDKMVQEIHDEVFQEIDCRTCANCCKGLGPSFTEADIQRMSKYFRMKLAVFEDLYLEVDEDNDKVFKSMPCPFLGTDNLCSIYDVRPKACREFPHTNRKKIYQINHLTIKNTLVCPAAYLFVEKLKNRV, encoded by the coding sequence ATGGAAAAAATAACTGCAATTGCTATCGAGCGTTACAAAGATTTAGCCCAGCAAAAGCAAGCTGAACATCGTAAATTTCTAGCTCAACTTAAAAAGAAGCCACCTAAACAGTTAGATAAAATGGTTCAAGAGATACACGATGAAGTTTTTCAGGAAATTGATTGTAGAACCTGTGCTAATTGCTGTAAGGGTCTAGGTCCATCATTTACAGAAGCTGACATTCAACGCATGTCTAAATACTTTAGGATGAAGCTGGCGGTTTTCGAAGATCTCTATCTTGAAGTTGATGAAGACAACGATAAAGTTTTTAAATCAATGCCTTGTCCTTTTTTAGGCACTGATAATTTGTGTAGTATTTACGACGTTCGCCCTAAGGCTTGTCGTGAATTTCCACATACAAATCGTAAGAAAATTTATCAAATTAATCATCTGACTATCAAAAACACCTTAGTTTGTCCAGCGGCCTATCTCTTTGTGGAGAAGCTAAAAAACAGAGTCTAA